In one Nicotiana tomentosiformis chromosome 6, ASM39032v3, whole genome shotgun sequence genomic region, the following are encoded:
- the LOC104117605 gene encoding NAC domain-containing protein 2-like produces MAMATTDNGYEWKKKLPQGVKFKPTDEELNLYLRIKCSNGEILPGIINELDIYKYDPKELSGFAIKHTEGRMYFFTPLTNKYDVGKKIQRKIYSDKGFWKASQARSERTNKNGAFTGTKTNLVYYEYKGHKKSKGTKTSWLMQEFRLPENHHPRPVFKGTKNELIICVIYYIGKMKNDDQVAMLTQCDHPIPPQTSNPNLPFNQNFDQSPYTFPIPHNPYISHNDNISNCVPLQQYQPHVNTDAIAVVGEGWPVEHASPDLPPLPYYDAMENLGTFSSISQNSDLDGFDPSIYLNFDNINAYMGDEIGSDIPNGIADFRPWPSSSYSTMLFTGSCSYSSGADQNKLETNVTPISQGNQNPSSGSQDQQRKMKKIKI; encoded by the exons ATGGCTATGGCTACAACAGATAATGGATATGAATGGAAGAAAAAATTACCACAAGGCGTCAAATTCAAGCCGACGGATGAAGAACTGAATTTATATCTGAGAATTAAGTGTAGCAATGGTGAAATTCTACCTGGGATTATCAATGAGCTTGATATTTATAAGTATGACCCTAAAGAGCTATCTG GGTTTGCTATTAAACATACCGAAGGACGTATGTACTTCTTTACTCCATTAACAAATAAGTATGATGTTGGAAAGAAAATCCAGAGAAAGATATATTCTGATAAAGGGTTTTGGAAAGCCTCACAAGCACGTAGTGAGCGTACGAACAAGAATGGAGCTTTCACTGGAACAAAAACTAACCTTGTTTACTATGAATATAAAGGTCACAAGAAATCCAAAGGCACAAAAACTTCTTGGCTTATGCAGGAGTTTAGATTACCAGAAAATCATCATCCTCGTCCAGTATTCAAAGGG ACAAAGAATGAGCTGATAATTTGTGTGATCTACTATATTGGCAAAATGAAGAATGATGACCAAGTAGCTATGTTGACACAATGTGATCATCCTATTCCTCCACAAACTTCAAACCCTAACCTTCCTTTCAACCAAAATTTTGATCAATCACCATATACTTTTCCCATCCCCCATAATCCTTACATTTCTCATAATGATAATATTTCCAACTGTGTCCCTCTCCAACAATACCAACCTCACGTTAATACCGATGCAATTGCAGTCGTCGGCGAAGGGTGGCCAGTTGAACATGCTTCACCAGATTTACCTCCATTGCCCTATTATGATGCTATGGAAAATCTTGGCactttttcctccatttctcaaaACTCTGATTTAGATGGATTTGATCCATCCATATATCTCAATTTTGATAATATTAATGCTTATATGGGGGATGAAATAGGTAGTGATATTCCAAATGGTATTGCTGATTTTCGTCCTTGGCCTTCCTCAAGCTACTCAACAATGTTATTCACTGGAAGTTGTTCGTATAGTTCAGGTGCTGACCAAAATAAATTGGAAACAAATGTCACCCCAATTTCTCAAGGTAATCAGAATCCATCAAGTGGTAGCCAAGATCAGCAGCGAAAGATGAAGAAGATCAAAATATAG